One stretch of Juglans microcarpa x Juglans regia isolate MS1-56 chromosome 3D, Jm3101_v1.0, whole genome shotgun sequence DNA includes these proteins:
- the LOC121254023 gene encoding cytochrome P450 89A2-like has protein sequence MEVWFIILISLCACFSLKSLFSFFSSSKTTKKNVSQGNLPPGPPTLPFIGNLHLLPKSMVDLRSLMYDLSHKYGPILTVYLGSEPLIFITSYTLAHQALVRHGATFANRPAVVPVSSVLSNNHKDIGGSPFGPTWKALRRNLISEVLHPTSLKSYSVERKRVLDSLIKGFHESSKLNQPVRLLDHIHPALFSLFIRMTFGELSETQIKEVEGIQYQFLVSYEQFTVLATWPRLGKLLLRNRWKRYLQFLKNQDDVILPLIRARKKLRQERGKAFEQISYIDSLLDLKIPGEKGNVEEADVLSLCSELINAGGDTSTTMLQWVLAYLVKHPRVQSKLFAEISNVVAKGAKEVEEDDLHKIPYLKAVVLETLRIHPPNTLLVPHTPMEDVELGGYTIPKDTKVNIVTALIGRDPNVWENPMEFRPERLLTSEDIGEEVSDVTAFKMMPFGAGRRKCPGNKLGLLLLQYFVSNLVWNFEFKTVDGEGVDLSEKVKFLIVMKNPVRAYISPRIK, from the coding sequence ATGGAGGTCTggttcatcatcctcatctctCTCTGTGCCTGTTTTTCCCTAAAATCACTCTTCAgctttttctcttcctccaaaACCACAAAGAAGAATGTTTCCCAAGGCAATCTCCCGCCGGGACCCCCAACTCTGCCTTTCATAGGAAATCTTCATTTGCTTCCCAAATCCATGGTTGATTTGAGATCTCTCATGTATGATCTCTCACACAAGTATGGCCCGATTCTCACCGTCTATCTCGGCTCTGAACCCCTCATCTTCATCACCTCCTACACCCTTGCCCACCAAGCCCTTGTTCGACACGGCGCCACCTTTGCAAACCGACCTGCAGTCGTCCCCGTTAGCTCTGTTCTCAGCAACAACCACAAAGATATCGGCGGATCCCCCTTTGGCCCAACCTGGAAAGCCCTCCGTCGTAATCTCATTTCGGAAGTTCTCCACCCGACTTCGTTGAAATCTTACTCTGTTGAACGTAAGCGTGTCTTGGACTCATTGATTAAGGGCTTCCATGAATCTTCCAAGCTCAATCAGCCCGTCCGTCTGCTCGATCATATCCACCCCGCTTTATTTTCCTTGTTCATTCGCATGACTTTCGGAGAACTCAGCGAGACTCAAATCAAAGAAGTTGAAGGAATACAATATCAATTTCTTGTCTCTTACGAGCAGTTCACTGTGCTCGCTACCTGGCCCAGACTGGGGAAGTTGCTTCTCAGAAACCGTTGGAAAAGGTATCTACAATTCTTGAAGAACCAAGATGATGTGATTTTGCCATTGATCAGAGCCCGGAAGAAGTTGAGACAAGAGAGAGGCAAGGCATTCGAACAGATTTCTTACATAGATTCCTTACTGGACCTGAAAATACCCGGAGAGAAAGGTAACGTGGAAGAAGCAGATGTTCTGAGCTTGTGCTCGGAGTTAATCAATGCAGGAGGTGACACAAGTACAACGATGCTGCAGTGGGTTTTGGCATATTTAGTGAAACACCCACGAGTTCAATCCAAACTTTTTGCAGAAATCAGCAACGTGGTGGCAAAAGGAGCGAAAGAAGTTGAGGAAGATGATTTGCACAAGATTCCATATCTGAAAGCAGTGGTTCTCGAGACTCTGAGAATTCACCCTCCAAACACCTTGTTGGTTCCACACACACCCATGGAAGATGTTGAGCTCGGCGGCTACACAATCCCAAAAGACACGAAGGTGAACATCGTGACAGCACTGATCGGGAGAGATCCAAACGTTTGGGAGAATCCCATGGAGTTTAGGCCGGAGAGATTGCTGACTAGTGAAGACATTGGAGAAGAAGTGTCTGATGTAACAGCGTTCAAGATGATGCCCTTTGGTGCTGGGAGAAGGAAGTGTCCCGGGAACAAACTAGGATTGCTTCTCCTCCAGTATTTTGTTTCAAATCTGGTCTGGAATTTTGAGTTCAAAACAGTGGATGGGGAAGGTGTTGATCTTTCAGAAAAGGTAAAGTTCTTGATTGTGATGAAGAATCCAGTGCGTGCCTATATATCTCCAAGAATCAAATAG